From Rhizobium sp. NZLR1, a single genomic window includes:
- a CDS encoding sugar ABC transporter permease, whose translation MSENHNAVDIVPIKRPVRWHIFVFMLPAIIVYSAIMVLPLIETLRLSLYNTIDGQPAFVGLANFEVLFGDPRWAHDFWNALVNNLVFFVIHMCVQNPIGVALAALLSVPKLRGVAFYRTAIFLPTLLSFVIVGFIWKLILSPIWGVAPWMLDLIGLKFLFAPWLGKPGSALIAVSLISNWQYIGIPMMLIYAALLSIPEEVIEAAECDGITGWAQFWKIKLPLILPAIGIISILTFVGNFNAFDLIYTVQGALAGPDMSTDILGTLLYRTFFGFQLQLGDRSMGATIATVMFLIILAGVSLYLFVIQRRMRRYQF comes from the coding sequence ATGAGCGAAAACCACAACGCGGTCGATATCGTTCCGATCAAGCGCCCGGTGCGCTGGCATATTTTCGTCTTTATGCTGCCGGCGATCATCGTCTATTCCGCCATCATGGTCCTGCCGCTCATCGAAACGCTCCGGCTTTCACTCTACAATACGATCGACGGGCAGCCGGCCTTCGTCGGCCTTGCGAATTTCGAGGTTCTGTTCGGCGATCCGCGCTGGGCGCATGATTTCTGGAACGCGCTGGTCAACAACCTTGTCTTCTTCGTCATCCACATGTGTGTGCAGAACCCGATCGGCGTGGCGCTTGCCGCCCTGCTTTCGGTGCCGAAGCTACGCGGCGTCGCCTTTTACCGCACGGCGATATTCCTTCCGACGCTGCTCTCCTTCGTGATCGTCGGCTTTATCTGGAAGCTGATCCTTTCGCCGATCTGGGGCGTGGCGCCCTGGATGCTCGATCTCATCGGGTTGAAATTCCTGTTCGCGCCCTGGCTCGGCAAGCCCGGCTCGGCGCTGATTGCCGTGTCGCTTATCTCGAATTGGCAATATATCGGCATTCCGATGATGCTGATCTATGCCGCATTGCTCAGCATCCCCGAAGAGGTGATCGAGGCGGCCGAATGCGACGGCATCACCGGCTGGGCGCAATTCTGGAAGATCAAGCTGCCGCTCATCCTGCCGGCGATCGGCATCATCTCGATCCTGACTTTCGTCGGCAATTTCAACGCTTTCGACCTGATCTACACCGTGCAGGGCGCCCTCGCCGGGCCTGACATGTCGACCGACATTCTCGGCACGCTGCTCTACCGCACATTCTTCGGTTTCCAGCTTCAGCTCGGCGATCGCTCGATGGGCGCGACGATCGCCACGGTGATGTTCCTCATCATCCTCGCCGGCGTCTCGCTTTATCTCTTCGTCATCCAGCGGCGCATGCGTCGCTACCAATTCTGA
- a CDS encoding carbohydrate ABC transporter permease yields the protein MSKARTSPIRTGLMHLALGAYTLVALFPVFLTIVNSFKDRASIFREPLMVPTPSTFSLVGYQTVLGQGDFANYFQNSFIVTIVSILLVLLFGAMAAFALSEYRFRGNMLLGLYMAIGIMIPIRLGTVAILQGMVAAGLVNTLTALILVYTAQGIPLAIFILSEFMRTVSDDLKNAGRIDGLSEYAIFFRLVLPLVRPAMATVAVFTMIPIWNDLWFPLILAPSEATKTVTLGSQIFIGQFVTNWNAVLAALSLAILPILVLYVIFSRQLIRGITSGAVK from the coding sequence ATGTCCAAGGCACGCACATCTCCCATTCGCACCGGCCTCATGCATCTGGCGCTTGGCGCCTATACGCTGGTCGCGCTGTTTCCTGTTTTCCTGACCATCGTCAACTCGTTCAAGGATCGCGCCTCGATCTTCCGCGAGCCGCTGATGGTGCCGACGCCGTCAACCTTCAGCCTCGTCGGCTATCAGACGGTGCTCGGCCAGGGCGATTTCGCCAATTATTTCCAGAACAGTTTCATCGTGACGATAGTCTCGATCCTGCTGGTGCTGCTCTTCGGTGCGATGGCGGCTTTCGCGCTCTCGGAATATCGCTTCCGCGGCAATATGCTGCTCGGTCTCTACATGGCGATCGGCATCATGATCCCGATCCGTCTCGGCACGGTGGCGATCCTGCAGGGCATGGTGGCGGCGGGTCTCGTCAATACGCTGACGGCGCTGATCCTCGTCTATACCGCGCAGGGCATACCGCTGGCGATTTTCATCCTGTCGGAATTCATGCGCACGGTTTCGGACGATCTCAAGAATGCCGGGCGCATCGATGGGCTTTCCGAATATGCGATCTTCTTCCGGCTGGTGCTGCCGCTAGTGCGGCCAGCCATGGCGACGGTCGCGGTCTTCACCATGATCCCCATCTGGAATGATCTCTGGTTCCCGCTAATTCTGGCGCCCTCCGAGGCCACCAAAACGGTCACGCTTGGCTCGCAGATCTTCATCGGCCAGTTCGTCACCAACTGGAATGCGGTGCTGGCCGCACTATCGCTGGCGATCCTGCCGATCCTCGTCCTTTACGTCATCTTCTCGCGGCAGCTGATCCGCGGCATCACGTCAGGAGCCGTCAAGTGA
- a CDS encoding ATP-binding cassette domain-containing protein codes for MGSLQLKSIRKTYGTHEVLKGIDLEVEDGEFVIFVGPSGCGKSTLLRSIAGLEDVTSGAVVINGRDETLTPPAKRGIAMVFQSYALYPHLTVKDNMGLGLKQAGTAKDEIERRVGKASGMLSLEPYLARRPAELSGGQRQRVAIGRAIVREPELFLFDEPLSNLDAALRVQTRLEIARLHRSLKATMIYVTHDQVEAMTLADKIVVLNAGAIEQIGSPMELYKRPANVFVAGFIGSPQMNFIAAEKVGDHSAKTIGVRPEHMTLSREQGTWAAKVVHVEHLGADTIIYLESDQCGLLTARLFGEHQYEPDEIVYATPDQAHVHRFDVDDQAIR; via the coding sequence GTGGGATCGCTTCAACTCAAATCCATCCGCAAGACCTATGGCACGCATGAGGTGCTGAAAGGCATCGACCTCGAGGTCGAGGACGGCGAATTCGTCATCTTCGTCGGGCCGTCGGGCTGCGGGAAATCGACGCTGTTGCGTAGCATCGCTGGCCTCGAAGACGTCACCTCGGGCGCTGTCGTCATCAACGGCCGAGATGAGACGCTGACGCCGCCGGCCAAGCGCGGCATCGCCATGGTATTCCAATCCTATGCGCTTTATCCACATCTGACGGTCAAGGACAATATGGGGCTCGGCCTCAAACAGGCCGGCACCGCCAAGGACGAGATCGAAAGGCGTGTCGGCAAGGCGTCGGGCATGTTGTCGCTGGAGCCCTATCTGGCGCGCCGGCCGGCGGAGCTTTCCGGCGGCCAGCGCCAGCGCGTCGCGATCGGCCGCGCCATCGTGCGCGAACCGGAACTTTTCCTGTTCGACGAGCCGCTATCGAACCTCGATGCGGCGCTACGCGTCCAGACCCGGCTCGAAATCGCCCGGCTGCACCGCAGCCTGAAGGCGACGATGATCTACGTCACCCACGATCAGGTCGAGGCGATGACGCTTGCCGACAAGATCGTCGTCTTGAACGCGGGCGCGATCGAGCAGATCGGTTCGCCGATGGAACTCTACAAACGACCGGCCAATGTTTTCGTCGCCGGCTTCATCGGCTCGCCGCAGATGAACTTTATTGCGGCGGAGAAGGTTGGCGATCACAGCGCCAAGACGATCGGCGTGCGTCCCGAACACATGACGCTGTCGCGCGAGCAGGGGACTTGGGCTGCGAAGGTCGTGCATGTCGAGCATCTCGGCGCCGACACGATCATCTATCTGGAATCCGACCAGTGCGGCCTGCTGACGGCCCGTCTCTTCGGCGAGCACCAGTACGAGCCGGACGAGATCGTCTATGCGACGCCGGACCAGGCGCATGTGCACCGCTTCGATGTGGACGACCAGGCGATCCGCTGA
- a CDS encoding NIPSNAP family protein translates to MITCHLRYVIDPYKLAEFEEYARLWIPIVNRMGGTHHGYFLPSEGANNIAVALFSFPSLAAYEDYRTRMASDPECQAAFELDKRNRSIVSYERSFMRPLLG, encoded by the coding sequence ATGATTACGTGCCACCTGCGTTATGTGATCGATCCGTACAAGCTTGCCGAATTCGAGGAATATGCCCGGCTCTGGATTCCGATCGTCAACAGGATGGGCGGCACCCATCACGGTTATTTCCTGCCATCCGAAGGCGCCAACAACATTGCCGTTGCATTGTTTTCCTTCCCGAGCCTAGCCGCCTACGAGGACTACCGTACGCGCATGGCAAGCGATCCAGAATGTCAGGCCGCTTTCGAGCTCGACAAACGCAACCGCAGTATCGTCAGCTATGAACGTAGCTTCATGCGGCCCCTGCTCGGCTGA
- a CDS encoding ABC transporter ATP-binding protein: MSFLTLTNIQKSFGPVQVVKNFNMNIEKGEFVSFLGPSGCGKTTVLRMIAGFETPTGGTLTINGKDQSALKPNQRNIGMVFQAYALFPNMTVHDNVAFGLKVAGAPKPEIDARVKEMLGLIKLDHLADRFPYQLSGGQQQRVALARALAVKPQVLLLDEPLSALDAKIRVSLREEIRQIQQQLGITTVFVTHDQEEALSISDRIVVMNAGKADQIGSPFEIYNAPATRFVASFVGTLNLIEAKVVDPDANRIQIGDQNITLKQSVAAHKAGETISLALRPEAGSLSDSVRSDTALTGHVVSAHFLGSVIRTRMNVGGNVISFDMFNSPGTTPPQAGETVTLRFMAADLLIIRD; encoded by the coding sequence ATGTCTTTTCTCACGCTGACCAACATTCAAAAATCCTTCGGCCCGGTTCAGGTCGTCAAAAACTTCAACATGAACATCGAGAAAGGTGAATTCGTCTCCTTCCTCGGACCGTCCGGCTGTGGCAAGACGACCGTCCTGCGCATGATCGCCGGCTTCGAAACGCCGACCGGCGGTACGCTGACCATCAACGGCAAGGATCAGAGCGCGCTGAAGCCGAACCAGCGTAATATCGGCATGGTGTTCCAGGCCTACGCGCTTTTTCCCAACATGACGGTGCACGACAATGTCGCCTTCGGCCTCAAGGTCGCCGGCGCCCCGAAGCCTGAGATCGATGCCCGCGTCAAGGAAATGCTCGGCCTGATTAAGCTCGATCACCTGGCCGACCGCTTTCCCTATCAGCTGTCGGGCGGCCAGCAGCAGCGTGTCGCCCTTGCCCGCGCGCTTGCCGTCAAGCCACAGGTACTGTTGCTCGACGAGCCGCTCTCCGCACTCGACGCCAAGATCCGCGTGTCGCTGCGCGAGGAAATCCGTCAGATCCAGCAGCAGCTCGGCATCACCACTGTTTTCGTCACCCATGACCAGGAAGAGGCCCTGTCGATCTCCGACCGCATCGTCGTCATGAATGCCGGCAAAGCCGACCAGATCGGTTCGCCGTTCGAGATCTACAATGCGCCGGCAACGCGCTTCGTCGCCTCTTTCGTCGGCACGCTGAACCTCATCGAGGCCAAGGTCGTCGACCCCGATGCCAACCGCATCCAGATCGGCGATCAGAACATCACGCTGAAACAGTCGGTCGCAGCCCACAAGGCCGGCGAAACCATCTCGCTGGCGCTGCGCCCGGAGGCCGGCTCGCTCTCCGACAGCGTCAGAAGCGATACTGCGCTGACCGGTCACGTCGTCTCGGCCCACTTCCTGGGGTCGGTCATCCGCACCCGCATGAATGTCGGCGGAAACGTCATCTCCTTCGACATGTTCAACAGCCCGGGCACCACCCCGCCGCAGGCCGGCGAAACCGTGACACTGCGCTTCATGGCAGCCGACCTGCTGATCATCCGCGACTGA
- a CDS encoding ABC transporter substrate-binding protein — protein MKNTALKSLLLASSLLSSAGLVHAADVTLTVESWRNDDLQIWQEKIIPAFEAKNPGIKIVFSPTAPTEYNASLNAKLDAGSAGDIITCRPFDASLELFNKKQLADITSLPGMENFSPVAKAAWSTDDGKSTFCVPMASVIHGFIYNKDAFDKLGISVPKTQDEFYAALDKIKADGTYIPLAMGTKDLWEAATMGYQNIGPNYWKGEDGRAALIAGKEKLTDADWVKPYEELAKWKPYLGDGFEAQTYSDSQNLFTLGRAAIYPAGSWEISLFNSQAQFKMGAFPPPIPKAGDTGYISDHPDIGVALNAKSTHAEEAKKFLSWVASPEFADIYANSLPGFFSLNSNPVKMSDPLAQEFVSWRGPYKSTVRSTYQILSRGKPNLENETWVESANVINGTDTPQVAAEKLQKGLDSWYKPAK, from the coding sequence ATGAAAAACACTGCTCTGAAAAGCTTGCTGCTTGCCTCCAGCCTGCTGAGTTCAGCGGGCCTCGTCCATGCCGCCGACGTCACGCTGACGGTCGAAAGCTGGCGTAACGACGACCTGCAGATCTGGCAGGAGAAGATCATCCCGGCCTTCGAAGCGAAGAACCCGGGCATCAAGATCGTCTTCTCGCCGACCGCGCCGACCGAATACAATGCGTCGCTGAACGCCAAGCTCGATGCCGGCTCCGCAGGCGATATCATCACCTGCCGCCCGTTCGATGCCTCGCTTGAACTCTTCAACAAGAAGCAACTCGCCGACATCACCAGCCTGCCGGGCATGGAAAACTTCTCGCCGGTCGCCAAGGCCGCCTGGAGCACCGACGACGGCAAGTCGACCTTCTGCGTGCCGATGGCTTCGGTCATCCACGGCTTCATCTACAACAAGGATGCCTTCGACAAGCTCGGCATCTCCGTGCCGAAGACGCAGGACGAGTTCTACGCGGCGCTCGACAAGATCAAGGCCGATGGCACCTACATTCCGCTTGCCATGGGCACGAAGGACCTCTGGGAAGCCGCCACCATGGGCTACCAGAATATCGGCCCGAACTACTGGAAGGGCGAGGACGGCCGCGCCGCCCTGATCGCCGGCAAGGAAAAGTTGACCGACGCCGACTGGGTCAAGCCCTATGAAGAGCTTGCTAAGTGGAAGCCTTATCTCGGCGACGGTTTCGAAGCGCAGACCTACTCCGACAGCCAGAACCTCTTCACGCTCGGCCGTGCGGCGATCTATCCGGCCGGTTCGTGGGAAATCTCGTTGTTCAACAGCCAGGCCCAGTTCAAGATGGGCGCCTTCCCGCCGCCGATTCCGAAGGCCGGCGACACGGGCTACATCTCCGACCACCCCGATATCGGCGTCGCGCTAAACGCGAAGAGCACCCATGCAGAGGAAGCCAAGAAGTTCTTGAGCTGGGTCGCTTCGCCTGAATTCGCCGATATCTATGCGAATTCGCTGCCGGGCTTCTTCAGCCTGAACTCCAACCCGGTGAAGATGTCCGATCCGCTTGCTCAGGAATTCGTTTCCTGGCGCGGCCCGTACAAGTCGACCGTGCGCTCGACCTACCAGATCCTGTCGCGCGGCAAGCCGAACCTGGAAAACGAGACCTGGGTTGAATCGGCCAATGTGATCAACGGTACGGATACGCCGCAGGTCGCTGCCGAGAAGCTCCAGAAGGGCCTCGACAGCTGGTACAAGCCGGCCAAGTGA
- a CDS encoding Gfo/Idh/MocA family oxidoreductase: MGRSHALAYHNNPGFEIVGMVNRSTPKLEPELQAYTIHPDFTTALAELKPDLCSINTYSDSHADYAVAAFEAGCDVFVEKPLATTVTDAERVVAAARKAGRKLVIGYILRHHPSWTRLIEEARKLGPPYVFRMNLNQQSSGPTWATHKSLMRTTSPIVDCGVHYVDVMCQITDARAVEVRGMGLRLSEEIAADMYNYGQLQVLFEDGSVGWYEAGWGPMISETAFFVKDVMSPKGAVSIVMDPTAKSDDIDTHTKTSVIRLHTAETGPDGKFIRPDQDMRMTGEPGHQALCDLEQAFVLRAIREDLNLDRHMADAVASLRICLAADESVRTGQPVRL; the protein is encoded by the coding sequence ATGGGCCGCAGTCATGCGCTCGCCTATCACAACAATCCAGGCTTTGAGATCGTCGGTATGGTCAACCGCTCGACGCCGAAGCTGGAACCCGAGCTGCAGGCCTATACGATCCATCCCGATTTTACGACGGCGCTCGCCGAGCTGAAGCCGGACCTCTGCTCGATCAACACCTATTCCGACAGCCATGCCGATTATGCCGTCGCCGCCTTCGAGGCTGGCTGCGACGTCTTCGTCGAGAAGCCGCTGGCGACCACCGTCACCGATGCCGAGCGCGTCGTGGCGGCCGCCAGGAAGGCAGGCCGTAAGCTGGTGATCGGTTATATCCTTCGCCATCACCCTTCCTGGACGAGGCTGATCGAAGAAGCGCGCAAGCTCGGCCCGCCTTATGTCTTCCGCATGAACCTCAACCAGCAGTCCAGCGGCCCGACCTGGGCGACCCACAAGTCGCTGATGCGCACGACCTCGCCGATCGTTGATTGCGGCGTGCATTACGTCGACGTGATGTGCCAGATCACCGATGCCAGGGCTGTCGAGGTGCGCGGCATGGGGCTGCGGCTGTCGGAGGAGATCGCCGCCGACATGTATAATTACGGTCAGCTGCAGGTGCTGTTCGAGGACGGTTCGGTCGGCTGGTACGAGGCCGGTTGGGGGCCGATGATCTCGGAGACCGCCTTCTTCGTGAAGGATGTGATGTCGCCGAAGGGCGCAGTGTCGATCGTCATGGATCCGACCGCCAAGTCCGACGATATCGACACTCATACCAAGACCTCGGTGATCCGTCTGCATACCGCCGAAACCGGCCCGGACGGCAAATTCATCCGGCCCGACCAGGACATGAGGATGACGGGCGAGCCCGGTCATCAGGCGCTCTGCGACCTGGAACAGGCCTTCGTGCTGAGGGCGATCCGTGAGGATCTGAACCTCGATCGCCATATGGCGGATGCGGTGGCGTCGCTGCGCATCTGCCTTGCCGCCGACGAGAGCGTGCGTACCGGCCAGCCGGTCAGATTGTAA